One part of the Macaca mulatta isolate MMU2019108-1 chromosome 6, T2T-MMU8v2.0, whole genome shotgun sequence genome encodes these proteins:
- the LOC144341371 gene encoding uncharacterized protein LOC144341371 isoform X1, with the protein MSLPAPSPLPQTKHCSDHSPCQAHHPTWTNTLHRPPHCPDHHTAWTTHSARTTTLPGHSPCLGHHTVWTTTLSGPVTRPDYHTAQITTLPGPFICPDQHTAWTTHPARTTTLPGPLTLPGPPHCPDHSPCLDHHTAWTTHPARTTTLSGPPHCLDQSPAQTTTLPEPPHCLDHSSAQTNTLSGPLTLPGPPHCPDHSPCLDHHTAQTTTLPEPLTLPGPPHCPDHSPCLDHHTAQTTTLLGQPALPPMMQGQVGLGLCTSHSSWDTVAAGPWGTLSHKAWSGQDGGEPCGLGPGECRPFWFSCHFQGVSQGPRTQRPTEVLSVWQPGRGFTSSLFPPAPWTLSRLLPFQPLFWWFSWRMGHRGYKHDSGGALFPWRVAGF; encoded by the exons CTGCCAGGCTCACCACCCTACCTGGACCAACACCCTACACAGACCACCACACTGCCCGGACCACCACACTGCCTGGACCACTCACTCTGCCCGGACCACCACACTGCCTGGACACTCACCCTGCCTGGGGCACCACACTGTCTGGACCACCACACTGTCTGGACCAGTCACCCGCCCAGACTACCACACTGCCCAAATCACCACACTGCCTGGACCATTCATCTGCCCAGACCAGCACACTGCCTGGACCACTCACCCTGCCCGGACCACCACACTGCCCGGACCACTCACCCTGCCTGGACCACCACACTGCCCGGACCACTCACCCTGCCTGGACCACCACACTGCCTGGACCACTCACCCTGCCCGGACCACCACACTATCTGGACCACCACACTGTCTCGACCAGTCACCCGCCCAGACTACCACACTGCCCGAACCACCACACTGCCTGGACCACTCATCTGCCCAGACCAACACACTGTCCGGACCACTCACCCTGCCTGGACCACCACACTGCCCAGACCACTCACCCTGCCTAGACCACCACACTGCCCAGACCACCACACTGCCCGAACCACTCACCCTGCCTGGACCACCACACTGCCCAGACCACTCACCCTGCCTGGACCACCACACTGCCCAGACCACCACACTGCTTGGACAACCTGCATTGCCACCCATGATG CAGGGCCAGGTGGGCCTGGGACTCTGCACTTCCCACAGCTCCTGGGACACCGTTGCTGCTGGACCGTGGGGCACACTGAGTCACAAGGCCTGGTCTGGGCAGGATGGTGGCGAACCCTGTGGCCTGGGTCCTGGAGAGTGCAGACCTTTCTGGTTCTCCTGCCACTTTCAGGGTGTGAGTCAGGGACCAAGGACTCAAAGGCCCACAGAGGTGCTGAGTGTTTGGCAGCCTGGACGCGGCTTCACCTCTAGTCTGTTTCCTCCAGCGCCCTGGACGCTGAGCAGGCTTTTGCCTTTCCAGCCCCTTTTCTGGTGGTTCTCATGGAGGATGGGCCACCGCGGCTATAAACACGATTCAGGAGGGGCTTTGTTTCCTTGGAGGGTGGCAGGATTTTAA
- the LOC144341371 gene encoding uncharacterized protein LOC144341371 isoform X2 has product MGTRDRRPQHRHSQCVASVHGDTGQASPTPSQPVCRLGPWGHEIGVPNTVTASVSPRSMGTRDRRPQHRHSQCVASVHGDTGQASPTPSQPVCRLGPWGHGTGVPNTVTASVSPRSMGTRDRRPQHRHSQCVASVHGDTGQASPTPSQPVCRLGPWGHGTGVPNTVTASVSPRSMGTRDRRPQHRHSQCVASVHGDTGQASPTPSQPVCRLGPWGHGIGVPNTVTASVSPRSMGTRDRRPQHRHSQCIASVHGDTG; this is encoded by the coding sequence ATGGGGACACGGGACAGGCGTCCCCAACACCGTCACAGCCAGTGTGTCGCCTCGGTCCATGGGGACACGGGACAGGCGTCCCCAACACCGTCACAGCCAGTGTGTCGCCTCGGTCCATGGGGACACGAGATAGGCGTCCCCAACACCGTCACAGCCAGTGTGTCGCCTCGGTCCATGGGGACACGGGACAGGCGTCCCCAACACCGTCACAGCCAGTGTGTCGCCTCGGTCCATGGGGACACGGGACAGGCGTCCCCAACACCGTCACAGCCAGTGTGTCGCCTCGGTCCATGGGGACACGGGACAGGCGTCCCCAACACCGTCACAGCCAGTGTGTCGCCTCGGTCCATGGGGACACGGGATAGGCGTCCCCAACACCGTCACAGCCAGTGTGTCGCCTCGGTCCATGGGGACACGGGACAGGCGTCCCCAACACCGTCACAGCCAGTGTGTCGCCTCGGTCCATGGGGACACGGGACAGGCGTCCCCAACACCGTCACAGCCAGTGTGTCGCCTCGGTCCATGGGGACACGGGACAGGCGTCCCCAACACCGTCACAGCCAGTGTGTCGCCTCGGTCCATGGGGACACGGGACAGGCGTCCCCAACACCGTCACAGCCAGTGTGTCGCCTCGGTCCATGGGGACATGGGATAGGCGTCCCCAACACCGTCACAGCCAGTGTATCGCCTCGGTCCATGGGGACACGGGACAGGCGTCCCCAACACCGTCACAGCCAGTGTATCGCCTCGGTCCATGGGGACACGGGATAG